From one Bordetella genomosp. 9 genomic stretch:
- the ureE gene encoding urease accessory protein UreE — protein MRRIEKVVGRGQAVAKALLRRAPTLTLPFESRSRSRLAATLDNGDEVALFLPRGTVLRDGDALVADDGGLIRVVAAPQPVLRATCVDPHVLLRAAYHLGNRHTPVEVGPDYLQLEHDPVLKDLLLRLGLSVVDVEAPFEPEAGAYGGGHKHGHDETFQEDYALAQSAYRERHGHDHDHGHAHKHGHNHDHEHGHEHGHEHAHAHGHDHGHKHGHAHEHDHGHEHAHDHDHEHGHEHDHKHRHKH, from the coding sequence ATGAGACGTATAGAAAAAGTCGTGGGCCGCGGGCAGGCCGTCGCCAAGGCCTTGCTGCGGCGCGCGCCGACCCTGACGCTGCCCTTCGAATCGCGCAGCCGCAGCCGGCTCGCCGCGACGCTGGACAACGGCGACGAAGTCGCGCTGTTCCTGCCGCGCGGCACCGTGCTGCGCGACGGCGACGCCCTGGTGGCCGACGATGGCGGCCTGATCCGCGTGGTCGCGGCGCCGCAGCCGGTGCTGCGCGCGACCTGCGTGGATCCGCACGTGCTGCTCCGCGCGGCCTACCACCTGGGCAACCGGCATACGCCGGTGGAAGTCGGGCCGGATTACCTGCAGCTGGAGCATGACCCCGTGCTGAAGGATCTGCTGCTGCGCCTGGGGCTGAGCGTGGTGGACGTCGAAGCGCCGTTCGAGCCGGAAGCCGGCGCGTATGGCGGCGGCCACAAGCACGGGCATGACGAAACCTTCCAGGAGGATTACGCGCTGGCCCAGTCGGCGTACCGGGAACGGCATGGACACGATCATGATCATGGTCATGCGCACAAGCATGGGCACAATCATGACCATGAACATGGACATGAGCACGGCCATGAACATGCCCATGCCCATGGCCATGACCACGGGCACAAGCACGGGCATGCGCACGAACATGACCATGGGCACGAACATGCGCACGATCATGACCACGAGCACGGGCACGAGCATGACCACAAGCATCGGCACAAGCACTGA
- a CDS encoding urease accessory protein UreF: protein MTTSIGTSTELIALLHLASPALPIGAFSYSQGLEAAIEAGVIANADDAGRWIAHGLDIVADGEAALLGQQFRNWAANDTQAVAGLNAWLLAMRESAELRQETEQMGWSLARLLEELQWGDSAGRAALRGMQPLSLPTAYAYAAQRAGAALEDCLAAWLFAWAENQVAAALKAVPLGQVAGQRILFGLHGAIQAAARRAAATAEEDASTFSPLLGILSARHETQYSRLFRS, encoded by the coding sequence ATGACCACAAGCATCGGCACAAGCACTGAACTCATCGCCCTGCTGCACCTGGCGTCGCCGGCACTGCCCATCGGCGCCTTCAGCTACTCGCAGGGCCTGGAAGCCGCCATCGAAGCGGGCGTGATCGCCAACGCCGACGACGCGGGGCGCTGGATCGCCCATGGCCTGGACATCGTCGCGGATGGCGAAGCCGCCCTTCTCGGCCAACAATTCCGCAACTGGGCCGCCAACGACACCCAGGCCGTCGCCGGACTGAACGCATGGCTGCTGGCCATGCGCGAATCCGCCGAGCTGCGCCAGGAAACCGAGCAGATGGGCTGGTCGCTGGCCCGCCTGCTGGAAGAACTGCAATGGGGCGACTCGGCAGGCCGCGCCGCGCTGCGCGGCATGCAGCCGCTCAGCCTGCCCACCGCCTACGCCTATGCCGCGCAACGCGCCGGCGCCGCGCTGGAAGACTGCCTGGCCGCCTGGCTGTTCGCCTGGGCGGAAAACCAGGTGGCGGCCGCCCTGAAAGCCGTCCCGCTCGGCCAGGTCGCCGGCCAACGCATCCTGTTCGGCCTGCATGGCGCCATCCAGGCCGCCGCACGGCGCGCGGCGGCCACGGCCGAAGAGGACGCCTCGACCTTCTCACCGCTGCTCGGCATCCTGTCGGCACGCCACGAAACCCAGTACTCGCGCCTTTTCCGCTCGTGA
- the ureG gene encoding urease accessory protein UreG has protein sequence MNQRTKKNPPLRVGIGGPVGSGKTTLTEMLCKAMRDTYDLVVITNDIYTKEDQRLLTVAGALPAERIMGVETGGCPHTAIREDASINLEAVDRMLGRFPDADIVFIESGGDNLAATFSPELSDLTIYVIDVAGGEKIPRKGGPGITKSDLLVINKTDLAPMVGASLAIMEEDTRRMRGARPYVMSDMKAGAGLGDIVRFIEQRGLLAA, from the coding sequence ATGAACCAGCGCACCAAGAAGAATCCCCCCTTGCGGGTCGGCATAGGCGGCCCCGTCGGCTCCGGCAAGACGACCTTGACCGAAATGCTGTGCAAGGCCATGCGCGACACGTATGACCTGGTCGTCATCACCAACGACATCTACACCAAGGAAGACCAGCGCCTGCTCACGGTCGCCGGCGCCCTGCCCGCCGAGCGCATCATGGGCGTCGAAACCGGCGGCTGCCCGCACACCGCCATCCGCGAGGACGCCTCCATCAACCTGGAAGCGGTCGATCGCATGCTGGGACGCTTTCCCGACGCCGACATCGTCTTCATCGAGTCCGGCGGCGACAACCTGGCGGCCACCTTCAGTCCGGAACTCTCGGACCTGACGATCTACGTCATCGACGTGGCCGGCGGCGAGAAAATTCCCCGCAAGGGCGGCCCCGGCATCACCAAGTCCGATCTGCTCGTCATCAACAAGACCGATCTGGCCCCGATGGTGGGCGCGTCGCTGGCGATCATGGAAGAAGACACCCGGCGCATGCGCGGCGCGCGGCCTTATGTCATGAGCGACATGAAGGCGGGCGCCGGGCTGGGCGATATCGTCCGCTTCATCGAGCAACGTGGCTTGCTGGCCGCGTGA
- a CDS encoding nitroreductase family protein translates to MDNAFLEALKRRRTQYALGRNLPVSHEAVTTLIQEAIKHTPSSFNSQSSRAVILFGAQSIKLWDIVKDTLRKMVPADAFAATEKKVNGFAAGAGTVLFFEDQDVVKGLQEKFPLYSDNFPVWSEQAGGMAQLSVWSTLANVGIGASLQHYNPVIDEAVAKEWNIPANWKLRAQMPFGSNEAPFNEKTFMDDAQRFRVHH, encoded by the coding sequence ATGGATAACGCCTTTCTCGAGGCCCTGAAACGTCGCCGCACCCAGTATGCGCTGGGCCGCAACCTGCCGGTGTCGCACGAAGCGGTCACGACGCTCATCCAGGAAGCCATCAAGCACACGCCGTCGTCGTTCAATTCGCAGAGCTCGCGCGCGGTCATCCTGTTCGGTGCGCAAAGCATCAAGCTGTGGGACATCGTCAAGGACACGCTGCGCAAGATGGTGCCGGCCGACGCCTTCGCGGCGACCGAAAAGAAGGTCAACGGCTTCGCGGCGGGCGCGGGCACCGTGCTGTTCTTCGAAGACCAGGACGTCGTCAAGGGCCTGCAGGAAAAATTCCCCCTGTACTCCGATAACTTCCCCGTATGGTCCGAGCAGGCCGGCGGCATGGCGCAACTCTCCGTCTGGTCGACCCTGGCCAACGTCGGCATCGGCGCCAGCCTGCAGCATTACAACCCGGTCATCGACGAAGCCGTGGCCAAGGAATGGAACATTCCCGCCAACTGGAAGCTGCGCGCTCAGATGCCCTTCGGTTCCAATGAAGCGCCGTTCAACGAGAAAACCTTCATGGACGACGCCCAGCGTTTTCGCGTGCATCATTAA
- a CDS encoding tripartite tricarboxylate transporter substrate binding protein: METEINFRKRQLAAFSVLSGVLPMNVLADDVDGSASRRPISLVVGYPPGGGADTLARLLAAHFAQPLGRDIVVENKPGAASNIAAEFVSRAAPDGNTLYIGTRSNTLHKAMYSHFDYDMSRDFVPIGLLARMPNVIVTSAQGPIASIGDVISLAKAHPGMLTYASTGVASDTHLLGELFQAESQTKLLHVPYRGGAAAMVDLVGGRVDLLVFSLAGVLPHLKTGAVRALAVMARQRVPSLPGVPTMEESGVLGVDMETWLGLLAPAGTSPQLIAKLNDCANRVLLNRRLQNAFMAQGYVAPLQPNTPETFARLIAEETERWTTLIRERDIKLG; the protein is encoded by the coding sequence AAACGGAGATCAACTTTCGCAAACGCCAACTCGCAGCATTCTCCGTGTTGAGTGGAGTGTTGCCCATGAACGTACTGGCTGACGATGTGGACGGTTCGGCTTCGCGACGGCCCATTAGCCTGGTGGTGGGTTATCCCCCCGGCGGCGGCGCGGATACCTTGGCGCGCCTGCTGGCCGCACACTTCGCGCAGCCGCTCGGCCGGGACATCGTGGTCGAGAACAAGCCTGGCGCGGCCAGCAATATCGCGGCCGAGTTCGTGTCGCGGGCCGCACCGGATGGCAATACCTTATATATCGGCACGCGTTCCAATACGCTGCACAAGGCGATGTATAGCCACTTCGACTACGATATGTCGCGTGACTTCGTCCCTATCGGCTTGCTCGCGCGGATGCCGAACGTAATCGTGACGTCGGCGCAGGGCCCTATCGCGTCGATCGGCGACGTGATTTCCCTGGCGAAAGCGCATCCCGGAATGCTGACCTATGCATCGACCGGCGTCGCGTCGGATACCCACCTGCTGGGTGAGCTGTTCCAGGCAGAGTCGCAAACCAAGCTGCTGCACGTACCTTATCGGGGCGGGGCGGCCGCGATGGTCGACCTCGTCGGCGGACGCGTCGATCTCCTGGTCTTCTCCCTGGCTGGCGTGCTTCCTCATTTAAAGACGGGCGCCGTGCGAGCACTTGCCGTCATGGCCCGGCAACGGGTGCCTTCCCTGCCTGGTGTCCCGACCATGGAGGAATCCGGCGTCCTCGGCGTGGACATGGAAACCTGGCTGGGCTTGCTGGCACCGGCGGGAACGTCTCCCCAGCTGATTGCGAAGCTGAACGACTGCGCGAACAGAGTCCTGTTGAACAGGCGCCTGCAAAATGCATTCATGGCACAGGGCTATGTGGCGCCCCTGCAGCCCAACACGCCGGAAACTTTCGCACGCTTGATTGCGGAGGAAACAGAGAGATGGACGACGCTGATCCGCGAGCGCGACATCAAGCTCGGGTAG